One genomic segment of Scylla paramamosain isolate STU-SP2022 chromosome 11, ASM3559412v1, whole genome shotgun sequence includes these proteins:
- the LOC135105073 gene encoding uncharacterized protein LOC135105073 isoform X4: protein MEKESKLYGFKVISILDGKGRSVLQRVLAWGTPGKSPSVTLDAYLSSLPEDSTASYGHTKTKFSKAEIHQLHQCPSCSQCDITLLFKAIKLACENVASFEDRRWVEPSKDLEYHLTCIKNKRNETFHGQREMSHSDFLRTAADIRELLVATLNTAGRRYGKSEGEIAKEIEGVHCEIDRIMEEVLGEEELLVEKGDKLTKDFIEEADRCVRQMLEDTVYLDPMSFLSGTSLRPHVQSMFCRIRIKQSQPGHKEGNVEYADILTLIQGSETPTPEETRPLAPSTPAKDRTTLNLLNIASSTMRRIFKKKTVQQKIPTPPQPTRTTVCCPRLLLVQGVAGSGKTTLVSLIMAEYMKDVGDRILRGLDQYDLLLRVQCRDHHSSSFGGLLQQLMPDQFLKYRNILLPLLKRCRVLVIIDGLDEINDNSEKLVHDILHEAKNAGDFSLVCTSRPEKVTSFLPKIPSQYTVTHVELTGIPESERLTFVLRYHHLISQEMPGCRSNADDLQQIMDEIGARDQFRLPLNLLFLTWIFSHDPNFSTTTITQSELYFRTHQLCQQRLLDRLSRSANAMDRWTLQKKLQEVLQELYRVCVVGLSRCQLSLSKDDEDSLRSACIARGLPHQEVLSAFLTLKATWSPWGMQEQYSAPHKGLQDFYAALYVIPLVGKGNAKSIKDKILGSEKMDLSVFQYMLRQVAALLPHPVKKDAADQVVNLLKAAGLRYEDHWLDLIEDTKAAPAIVVSVAQHFPVPEDIMIKDTYVKSYTALLPHLQSSRVGIVLDRDPRDVMELFEALGGHTCTRLYLRHHFRYPSITATSDAILHQMLTRGARSSSIIVLDGPSSVARRRGRHGLPLRYHRPQHS, encoded by the exons atggagaaggaaagtaaactCTATGGCTTTAAGGTTATCAGTATCCTGGATGGCAAAGGCAGGAGCGTTTTACAGCGCGTCCTCGCCTGGGGCACGCCTGGCAAATCTCCTTCAGTCACTCTCGATGCGTACCTCAGCAGCCTCCCGGAGGACTCCACCGCCAGCTACGGACACACCAAGACAAAGTTCAGCAAAGCAGAAATTCACCAGCTACACCAGTGTCCCTCGTGCTCCCAGTGTGACATCACGCTGCTCTTCAAGGCCATCAAGCTGGCCTGCGAGAATGTGGCGAGCTTCGAGGACCGCCGCTGGGTCGAGCCAAGCAAGGACCTGGAGTACCACTTGACGTGTATCAAAAACAAACGTAATGAAACCTTCCACGGGCAAAGGGAGATGAGTCACTCCGATTTCTTGAGGACAGCAGCAGACATTCGCGAGTTGTTAGTGGCCACTTTGAACACAGCGGGGCGCAGGTATGGCaagagtgagggggaaattGCCAAAGAGATTGAGGGAGTCCACTGCGAGATCGATAGAATAATGGAAGAGGTGCTCGGGGAAGAGGAACTTCTGGTGGAAAAAGGCGATAAGCTGACGAAAGATTTCATCGAGGAGGCTGACCGATGCGTGCGGCAGATGCTGGAGGACACTGTGTACCTGGATCCCATGTCCTTCTTGAGTGGTACCAGCCTGAGGCCTCACGTGCAGAGCATGTTTTGCCGCATCAGGATCAAGCAGAGTCAACCTGGTCACAAAGAAGGGAACGTCGAGTATGCAGATATACTGACTTTAATACAGGGATCTGAGACGCCAACACCCGAGGAAACACGCCCATTAGCACCATCGACGCCAGCAAAAGATAGAACTACCCTCAACTTATTAAATATTGCAAGTAGTACCATGCGACGCATCTTTAAGAAGAAAACCGTTCAACAAAAAatacccacaccaccacaaccaacaagaACAACTGTGTGCTGCCCTCGACTCCTACTGGTACAGGGCGTAGCTGGCAGCGGGAAAACAACCCTGGTGTCGCTCATCATGGCGGAGTACATGAAGGACGTGGGAGACCGCATCCTAAGAGGCCTGGACCAATACGATCTGCTACTGCGTGTTCAGTGCCGGGACCACCACAGCAGCTCCTTCGGTGGATTACTACAGCAGCTCATGCCGGACCAGTTCCTCAAGTATCGCAACATTCTGCTGCCCCTCCTCAAGAGGTGCCGAGTGCTCGTCATCATTGATGGACTCGATGAGATCAATGATAACTCGGAAAAACTCGTGCACGACATCCTGCACGAGGCGAAAAACGCAGGGGACTTTTCCCTCGTGTGTACCTCCCGCCCAGAGAAAGTTACAAGTTTTCTGCCCAAGATTCCCTCGCAGTACACAGTCACTCACGTGGAATTGACGGGCATACCGGAGTCCGAGCGCCTCACCTTCGTGCTGCGAtaccaccacctcatcagccAGGAGATGCCTGGGTGTCGAAGTAATGCAGATGACCTGCAGCAAATCATGGACGAGATCGGAGCGAGAGATCAATTCAGACTTCCCCTTAACCTTCTATTTCTTACTTGGATATTCAGCCATGATCCCAATTTTTCAACCACGACCATCACCCAGTCGGAACTTTACTTCAGGACTCACCAGCTGTGCCAACAAAGGCTACTAGACAGACTGAGTCGTTCTGCCAATGCAATGGACAGATGGACTCTACAGAAAAAGTTGCAAGAGGTCCTACAGGAACTGTATCGCGTCTGTGTGGTTGGTCTGTCTCGCTGTCAACTTTCCCTATCTAAGGATGACGAAGACTCACTCAGGTCGGCGTGTATCGCTCGCGGACTCCCACACCAAGAAGTATTATCGGCATTCCTTACCCTCAAAGCAACGTGGAGCCCATGGGGAATGCAAGAGCAATACTCGGCTCCTCACAAAGGTCTACAAGATTTCTATGCAGCTTTGTATGTTATACCTTTGGTGGGCAAAGGAAATGCAAAATCTATTAAAGATAAGATTCTCGGTTCAGAGAAAATggacctgtctgtctttcagtacATGCTGAGGCAAGTGGCAGCTCTGCTTCCTCATCCAGTGAAGAAGGACGCCGCAGACCAGGTGGTGAATCTCCTAAAAGCTGCTGGCCTGAGATACGAGGACCACTGGCTGGATCTGATCGAAGACACCAAGGCAGCTCCGGCAATTGTCGTCTCTGTGGCCCAGCACTTCCCAGTCCCCGAGGACATCATGATAAAGGACACATACGTCAAGAGCTATACTGCCTTGCTGCCGCACTTGCAGTCTTCACGAGTTGGGATTGTACTGGACAGAGACCCAAGGGACGTGATGGAACTTTTTGAGGCACTCGGCGGTCACACCTGCACTCGACTCTATCTTCGTCATCATTTCCGGTACCCGAGCATCACTGCTACCTCAGATGCCATCCTGCACCAAATGCTGACCAG AGGTGCACGTTCCTCTAGCATCATTGTCCTCGACGGCCCTTCCTCAGTTGCCCGACGCAGGGGACGTCATGGTCTACCTCTCAGGTATCACCGACCACAACATTCCTAA